From a region of the Bacteroidia bacterium genome:
- a CDS encoding M23 family metallopeptidase → MSKIRYKFNTRSLTYEKVEVGWKHRLYKILGYLATGAVFAVITVSIAFRIIDSPQEKQLRRELERMRAQYEVMNKKLDRMNLVMSDLQERDNNIYRIIFEAEPIPDNVRRAGFGGIDRYKELEGYENSALVISTSQKLDKLAKQMYIQSKSWDEVVVLAKNKEKMLSSIPAIQPVSNKSLRHAPGGFGWRTHPIYKTSEFHPGMDFACPMNTPIYATGDGVVERADAAASGYGNHVVINHSYGYKTLYAHMTKFNVHPGQKVKRGQVIGYVGSTGLSTAPHVHYEVIRNGNKVNPINFFFNDLTPEEYQILVQKAASSSQSFD, encoded by the coding sequence ATGTCTAAGATCCGGTACAAGTTTAACACGCGTTCCCTCACATATGAGAAGGTTGAGGTTGGGTGGAAGCATAGGCTTTATAAGATATTGGGATACCTGGCCACCGGAGCTGTTTTCGCGGTGATTACGGTTTCCATTGCTTTCCGGATCATTGATTCCCCTCAGGAGAAGCAGCTTCGCAGGGAACTGGAGCGGATGCGGGCGCAATATGAGGTGATGAATAAGAAGCTGGATCGCATGAACCTGGTAATGAGTGATCTGCAGGAGCGTGATAATAATATTTACAGAATTATTTTTGAGGCGGAACCCATTCCGGACAATGTTCGCCGTGCGGGATTTGGCGGAATTGACCGGTATAAAGAGCTTGAAGGTTATGAGAACAGTGCTTTGGTTATTTCAACATCTCAGAAGCTGGACAAGCTGGCGAAGCAAATGTATATACAAAGTAAGTCCTGGGATGAAGTAGTGGTGCTGGCGAAAAACAAGGAAAAGATGTTGTCGAGCATTCCGGCCATACAACCTGTTTCGAATAAATCACTGAGGCATGCTCCCGGTGGATTTGGATGGCGTACTCACCCGATTTATAAAACTTCCGAGTTTCATCCGGGTATGGATTTTGCCTGTCCTATGAACACTCCCATTTATGCAACGGGGGATGGAGTGGTGGAGCGTGCAGATGCTGCTGCTTCCGGTTACGGGAACCATGTAGTGATCAATCACAGCTACGGGTACAAGACATTGTATGCGCACATGACCAAGTTCAATGTGCACCCCGGGCAAAAGGTAAAGCGCGGACAGGTAATTGGGTATGTGGGAAGCACGGGCTTATCCACCGCACCTCACGTGCATTACGAAGTGATCCGAAACGGAAACAAAGTGAATCCGATCAATTTCTTCTTTAACGATCTCACTCCGGAAGAATACCAGATCCTGGTGCAGAAAGCGGCAAGCAGCTCGCAGTCTTTTGATTAA
- a CDS encoding T9SS type A sorting domain-containing protein produces MRSLFLIVFALTGFSVTATHVVGSEITYSGLGNNQYYFRVKYWVDCAPSAPITSVMMRVCSFTCSFNNSYALPVLNPGGTPVFPYCSWPNSVCVSGPDAGIREYTFGGTVSLSNCPDYTFFTELCCRNGAITNITNPLTTGMNVRAMLNAQVAPDNSAPAITSLPVTYACCNLAHTYPQISNEPDGDSIVYSLYHPWTDGMTCMIPSNTITYAPPFTYQQFITTQTPITLNAGNGDLFLHPTVCGESSVFGIQINEYRGGNLVGIMTRDVSILVTPLILGEEIPQYPNQLIWLDDESNILVGLEVLKDKIIEIYDTAGRLALVKTIGNEAEIDLGFMNPGMYFFRSGDIQFKFLIK; encoded by the coding sequence ATGCGTTCTTTATTCCTCATTGTTTTTGCGCTGACAGGATTCAGCGTCACCGCCACGCATGTGGTGGGAAGTGAGATCACCTATAGCGGACTTGGAAATAATCAGTATTATTTCAGAGTGAAATACTGGGTGGATTGTGCCCCCTCCGCTCCCATTACGAGTGTCATGATGAGGGTATGCTCCTTTACATGTAGTTTTAATAATTCGTATGCTCTTCCTGTGCTCAATCCTGGAGGTACCCCTGTTTTTCCGTATTGTTCCTGGCCGAATTCAGTATGTGTAAGCGGCCCGGATGCAGGAATCAGGGAATACACATTCGGTGGAACTGTTTCTTTAAGCAATTGCCCTGATTATACATTTTTCACTGAACTATGCTGCCGGAACGGCGCGATTACCAATATCACAAATCCTTTGACAACCGGGATGAACGTTCGGGCCATGCTGAATGCGCAGGTAGCACCGGATAATTCAGCTCCGGCTATTACTTCCCTCCCGGTGACCTATGCATGTTGCAATCTTGCGCATACGTATCCTCAAATCTCCAATGAGCCTGATGGGGATTCCATTGTATATTCTCTGTATCATCCCTGGACAGATGGCATGACCTGTATGATTCCTTCCAATACGATTACCTATGCTCCTCCGTTTACTTACCAGCAGTTTATAACCACACAAACACCGATTACATTAAATGCGGGGAATGGAGATTTGTTCCTGCATCCTACGGTTTGTGGTGAAAGTTCTGTATTTGGAATACAGATTAATGAGTACAGGGGAGGGAACCTGGTTGGGATTATGACGCGGGATGTGAGCATTTTGGTGACCCCCCTTATTCTCGGAGAAGAGATTCCTCAGTACCCGAATCAACTGATTTGGTTGGATGACGAAAGCAATATTTTAGTCGGACTCGAAGTATTAAAGGACAAGATCATTGAGATATACGACACCGCCGGAAGATTAGCATTGGTAAAGACAATCGGAAATGAAGCTGAAATAGACCTTGGATTCATGAATCCGGGAATGTATTTTTTTCGTTCAGGAGATATCCAGTTCAAATTTCTGATCAAATAA
- the alaS gene encoding alanine--tRNA ligase has translation MNSVKVREQFLSFFKSKAHEIVPSAPLVVKDDPTLLFTNAGMNQFKDWFLGNSTPKFKRVADTQKCLRVSGKHNDLEEVGVDTYHHTLFEMLGNWSFGDYFKKEAIEWSWELLTKVYGIPAEQLYVTVFEGSKADNLAFDQEAFDAWKKWIPEERILKGNKKDNFWEMGDAGPCGPCSEIHVDIRDAAERKKGDGAKLVNSGHPQVIEIWNNVFMEFNRKSDGSLEKLPARHVDTGMGFERLCMVLQGKQSSYDTDVFQPLIKKVEDLSGLRYKPADTSRTAEIVNIGMRVIADHIRAISFAIADGQLPSNTGAGYVIRRILRRAVRYGYQSLGLKEAFLHRLVPVLSHQMGDAFPELNVQKVLIEKVIREEEISFFKTLENGLKKIDQVCIDLVNKKESQVDGKTVFELYDTYGFPVDLTALIARGYELKIDEKGFTGELDKQKKRSREATNIDTGDWDLKKEFEPTVFVGYSQDQAESQIIQMRTGSNKKGVFQHIVLDKTPFYAESGGQVGDTGKLIVQADDGATVQIIDVIDVKKENNLLIHITAPIHIPFPHKKIISVIDSSRRNEIKKNHSATHLLHAALRKVLGTHVEQKGSLVNEEHLRFDFTHFSKLTDEEIQNVQRLVNTMIRKNVRVMTEEMPLEKAKQTGAMALFGEKYGDSVRVVTMDKDYSIELCGGTHVNATGEIGFFKITSESAIAAGIRRIEAITSEKSEEYVQQHLDLIHKIREVLGNSIDPLKSITELRTSHAELKKQVESFTAQKANQIKKDLRSRIKNQAGIQLLVERIDLDSADAVKNIAFEFKDTEKNMMIVLGGIIKGKPSLTVAISEDLVKAKNLNAGTIVRELAKEIQGGGGGQPFYATAGGTDTNGLEKALAKARQLF, from the coding sequence ATGAATTCTGTAAAAGTACGGGAGCAGTTCCTATCGTTTTTTAAAAGCAAGGCACACGAGATCGTCCCTTCCGCCCCGCTTGTGGTGAAAGACGATCCCACCCTGCTTTTTACCAATGCCGGTATGAACCAGTTCAAAGATTGGTTTCTGGGCAACAGCACCCCGAAATTCAAGCGTGTGGCTGATACCCAGAAATGCCTGCGGGTTTCCGGAAAGCACAATGATCTGGAAGAAGTGGGTGTAGATACCTACCATCACACCCTGTTTGAAATGCTGGGGAATTGGAGCTTTGGAGATTACTTTAAGAAAGAAGCTATTGAGTGGTCATGGGAACTGCTGACAAAGGTATATGGCATCCCGGCAGAACAATTGTACGTAACGGTTTTTGAAGGAAGCAAAGCAGATAACCTGGCATTTGACCAGGAGGCGTTTGACGCGTGGAAAAAATGGATCCCTGAAGAACGCATCCTGAAGGGAAATAAAAAAGATAACTTCTGGGAAATGGGAGATGCCGGCCCATGCGGTCCTTGTTCTGAGATCCACGTGGATATCCGGGATGCAGCTGAACGAAAGAAAGGCGATGGTGCCAAACTGGTCAATAGCGGTCACCCACAGGTTATTGAAATCTGGAACAATGTGTTCATGGAATTCAACCGGAAATCCGACGGCAGCCTGGAGAAGTTACCTGCCCGGCACGTAGATACAGGAATGGGGTTCGAACGGCTTTGTATGGTTTTGCAGGGGAAACAGTCTTCCTACGATACCGATGTGTTCCAGCCGCTGATTAAAAAAGTTGAAGATCTCAGCGGTCTGCGTTACAAACCGGCGGACACTTCCCGTACGGCCGAAATAGTGAACATTGGGATGCGTGTGATCGCAGATCACATCCGTGCCATTTCCTTTGCCATTGCCGACGGACAATTGCCTTCCAATACCGGAGCAGGCTATGTTATCCGGCGAATCCTCCGGCGCGCGGTACGGTACGGATATCAGAGTCTGGGACTGAAGGAAGCCTTTCTTCACCGTTTGGTTCCCGTGCTCTCCCATCAGATGGGAGACGCTTTTCCTGAACTGAATGTTCAAAAAGTTCTCATTGAAAAAGTGATCAGGGAAGAGGAAATTTCCTTCTTTAAAACACTGGAAAACGGATTAAAGAAGATTGACCAGGTATGTATTGACCTTGTGAACAAGAAAGAAAGTCAGGTTGACGGGAAGACCGTATTTGAACTGTACGACACGTATGGATTTCCCGTAGATCTTACAGCCCTCATTGCCCGGGGGTACGAACTGAAAATTGACGAAAAGGGCTTTACAGGTGAACTGGATAAGCAGAAAAAACGCTCCAGAGAAGCAACGAATATAGATACCGGAGACTGGGATCTTAAAAAGGAATTTGAACCAACTGTTTTTGTTGGGTATAGTCAAGATCAAGCAGAAAGCCAGATTATACAAATGCGTACGGGCTCCAATAAAAAAGGGGTGTTTCAGCACATTGTCCTTGACAAAACACCTTTTTATGCAGAGTCAGGGGGTCAAGTTGGAGACACAGGAAAATTAATTGTTCAAGCGGATGATGGGGCTACCGTGCAAATCATTGACGTTATTGATGTCAAAAAAGAAAATAATCTTTTAATACACATCACAGCTCCTATACATATTCCTTTCCCTCACAAAAAGATTATTTCAGTTATTGATTCCTCAAGACGAAATGAGATCAAAAAAAATCACAGTGCCACTCACCTTCTGCATGCCGCATTAAGAAAAGTTCTCGGAACCCACGTAGAACAAAAAGGGTCGCTTGTGAATGAGGAGCATCTGCGGTTTGATTTTACCCACTTTTCAAAATTAACAGATGAGGAAATTCAAAACGTGCAGCGCCTGGTCAATACGATGATCCGGAAGAATGTGCGTGTTATGACTGAAGAAATGCCGCTTGAGAAGGCAAAGCAAACCGGTGCCATGGCTTTATTCGGCGAAAAATACGGAGATAGTGTGCGAGTAGTGACCATGGACAAAGATTATTCCATAGAACTCTGCGGCGGAACTCATGTGAATGCCACCGGGGAGATCGGATTCTTTAAGATCACTTCTGAATCTGCTATCGCTGCCGGTATCCGGAGGATAGAGGCTATCACCTCCGAGAAGTCAGAGGAATATGTGCAACAGCATCTTGATCTCATTCATAAGATCAGGGAAGTTCTGGGGAATTCCATTGACCCGCTTAAATCCATCACTGAACTCCGGACCTCGCATGCCGAGCTGAAGAAACAGGTGGAATCATTCACTGCTCAGAAAGCTAATCAGATAAAGAAGGATCTAAGATCCAGGATTAAGAACCAGGCAGGAATTCAACTTCTTGTAGAAAGGATTGATCTTGATTCTGCAGACGCTGTTAAAAACATTGCCTTTGAATTTAAAGACACAGAGAAAAACATGATGATAGTACTCGGGGGTATTATCAAAGGAAAACCATCCCTCACGGTTGCCATTTCCGAAGATCTGGTTAAAGCCAAAAATCTGAATGCCGGCACCATTGTTCGTGAACTGGCCAAAGAAATCCAGGGTGGCGGAGGCGGACAACCCTTTTATGCCACCGCGGGAGGAACGGATACGAACGGACTGGAGAAGGCACTGGCGAAGGCGCGGCAGTTATTCTAA
- a CDS encoding DUF4249 family protein, with protein sequence MKKAGLIVLISSTLFLSCKNDLEVIAPYQEQIVSYCLLDPFDSVHYVKVTKSFLGNMDAYQMAAYFDSVNFRPGEITVTIEKMQGENVLQSIPLFIDSTLPRDSGVFSFPKQYLYKTNTAISGDGSEYRLKVRKNEDGKEVRSRAKTVEPITVVSPLPNQSLNLWGSFPYKSKFRSARNGKLFALTVRIHFKEKFVFDTTQVSTRYIDLRFSNHTASNLEGGEEFSEILDRETFYKTIGNHPDIADNPNIVRQFLYLEFIFSAAAIDFSNYLEVVSAANATFGEKPVYSNIEGGYGLFSTRRTQRMPNIGLNAQSLDSLKYGVYTSTKNFR encoded by the coding sequence ATGAAAAAGGCAGGACTTATCGTATTGATCAGCAGCACATTGTTTCTTTCCTGCAAGAACGATCTGGAGGTAATTGCACCCTACCAGGAGCAAATCGTTTCCTACTGCCTGCTGGATCCCTTCGACAGCGTACATTACGTGAAGGTGACGAAGAGTTTTTTGGGAAACATGGACGCCTACCAAATGGCCGCCTATTTTGATTCAGTGAACTTCCGACCCGGAGAGATCACCGTTACCATCGAAAAAATGCAGGGCGAAAATGTTCTACAAAGCATCCCGCTGTTTATCGATTCCACACTTCCCCGGGATTCAGGAGTTTTTTCCTTCCCGAAACAATATCTGTATAAAACCAATACTGCTATAAGCGGCGACGGATCGGAATACCGGCTGAAGGTTCGAAAGAACGAAGACGGGAAAGAAGTACGCTCCCGTGCTAAAACTGTGGAACCCATCACGGTGGTTTCCCCCCTTCCCAACCAGTCCCTGAATCTCTGGGGTTCCTTTCCTTACAAAAGCAAATTCCGCTCTGCGCGGAACGGAAAACTTTTTGCACTGACAGTACGCATTCATTTCAAGGAAAAGTTCGTCTTTGATACCACACAGGTTTCCACACGGTATATCGATCTGCGCTTCTCGAATCACACCGCTTCCAATCTGGAGGGAGGGGAAGAATTCAGCGAGATCCTCGACAGAGAAACATTCTATAAAACCATCGGCAACCATCCGGACATAGCAGACAATCCCAATATCGTGCGCCAGTTCCTCTACCTGGAATTTATTTTTTCGGCCGCCGCCATTGATTTTTCGAATTACCTGGAAGTAGTCTCCGCAGCGAACGCCACTTTTGGTGAAAAACCTGTTTATTCCAATATTGAAGGAGGGTACGGTCTCTTTTCCACCCGGCGCACCCAGCGTATGCCCAACATCGGGCTGAATGCCCAGAGCCTGGATTCACTCAAATATGGAGTGTATACCTCAACAAAAAATTTCCGCTGA
- a CDS encoding T9SS type A sorting domain-containing protein: protein MTPWTLEKYLVSFWVSLSDNSNYITGSLGAHLSSIPISGVNCAILPFVPQILNPQSNILNSKSNWQCVVDTFYASGAELYLTIGNFNPDSTSDTAYVGGGFIDGAHYYIDDVSVIDIGWVGIEETGDSPHIHIFPNPSTGTITVDGEPANKGKRYLEIYDVLGNKILTTVLVNKETQINLLQSGLRSRIYFYNIKSEGNVAKSGKLILSTE, encoded by the coding sequence ATGACACCTTGGACCTTGGAAAAATATTTAGTTTCATTCTGGGTAAGCTTATCTGATAATTCGAATTACATTACCGGAAGTTTAGGTGCGCACTTGTCTAGCATTCCAATCTCCGGAGTGAATTGTGCCATCTTACCTTTTGTGCCTCAAATTTTAAATCCACAATCAAATATTTTAAATTCAAAGTCAAATTGGCAATGTGTTGTGGATACCTTTTACGCATCTGGAGCTGAACTTTACCTCACAATTGGAAATTTCAATCCCGATTCAACTTCAGACACGGCATATGTAGGGGGAGGATTTATCGATGGGGCACACTACTACATCGACGACGTTTCCGTCATTGACATTGGTTGGGTGGGAATTGAGGAAACTGGAGATTCCCCCCACATCCATATTTTTCCCAACCCTAGCACGGGCACAATTACGGTTGATGGTGAACCTGCGAACAAAGGAAAGAGGTATTTGGAGATCTATGATGTTCTTGGAAACAAGATTTTAACGACAGTACTTGTTAATAAAGAAACCCAAATAAATCTTTTGCAATCCGGCTTACGCAGCAGAATCTATTTTTACAACATAAAAAGCGAAGGGAATGTTGCGAAAAGCGGGAAATTAATCCTGAGCACCGAATGA
- the dnaK gene encoding molecular chaperone DnaK yields MGKIIGIDLGTTNSCVAVMEGNEPVVIANSEGKRTTPSVVGFVKDGERKVGDPAKRQSITNPVNTVYSIKRFMGCAFGEVGKEVSRVPYKVVKGANETPRVEIEGRQYTPQEISAMILQKMKKTAEDFLGHEVTEAVITVPAYFNDSQRQATKEAGEIAGLTVKRIINEPTAAALAYGLDKKGKDMKIVVFDCGGGTHDVSVLELGDGVFEVKSTDGDTHLGGDDFDQKIIDWLADEFKKDEGLDLRKDPMALQRLKEAAEKAKIELSSSTSTEINLPYIMPVDGVPKHLVKTLSRAKFEQLVDDLIKRTIAPCESALRNAGMGVNDINEVILVGGSTRIPAVQAAVEKFFGKAPSKGVNPDEVVAVGAAIQGGVLTGEVKDVLLLDVTPLSLGIETMGGVFTKLIEANTTIPTKKTETFSTASDNQPSVQIHVLQGERPMAKDNRPLGMFNLDGIPPAPRGVPQVEVTFDIDANGILNVSAKDKGTGKSHNIRIEAKSGLSKEEIEKMKKEAEANADSDKKVREEADKLNAADGLIFQSEKQLKEYGDKISTDKKEAIQKSLSALKDAHKEKDLAKIETAMNELNTAWQAASQEIYQAQQNAQQNTSTTADQNANGEKKDGEVTDVDFEEVKDEKK; encoded by the coding sequence ATGGGAAAGATCATCGGAATAGACCTGGGAACCACGAACTCGTGTGTAGCCGTAATGGAAGGAAACGAACCAGTGGTTATCGCTAACAGCGAAGGCAAACGAACCACTCCCTCCGTAGTGGGATTTGTAAAAGACGGAGAGCGGAAAGTGGGCGACCCGGCCAAGCGCCAGTCCATCACAAATCCTGTGAATACAGTTTATTCTATAAAGCGATTCATGGGATGTGCATTTGGTGAGGTAGGAAAAGAAGTGAGCCGCGTACCATATAAAGTAGTAAAAGGTGCGAACGAAACGCCCCGCGTGGAAATTGAAGGACGCCAATACACTCCACAGGAAATCTCGGCTATGATTCTTCAGAAAATGAAGAAAACGGCAGAAGATTTTCTTGGTCATGAAGTAACGGAGGCTGTAATTACAGTACCCGCTTACTTCAACGATTCACAACGGCAGGCTACCAAAGAAGCCGGCGAAATTGCAGGACTTACCGTTAAGCGCATCATTAACGAACCCACCGCCGCTGCACTGGCCTACGGACTCGACAAGAAGGGAAAGGATATGAAAATAGTGGTGTTCGACTGTGGTGGAGGTACGCACGATGTATCTGTGCTTGAACTGGGTGATGGTGTGTTTGAAGTGAAATCCACTGACGGCGACACTCACCTGGGCGGTGACGATTTTGACCAGAAGATCATAGACTGGCTGGCGGATGAATTTAAAAAAGACGAAGGGCTTGACCTCCGAAAAGATCCCATGGCTCTTCAGCGTTTGAAGGAAGCTGCAGAGAAGGCGAAAATTGAATTGTCTTCCTCCACTTCTACAGAAATCAACCTGCCATACATCATGCCGGTTGACGGCGTTCCTAAGCATTTGGTAAAAACACTCTCACGGGCCAAGTTTGAGCAACTGGTGGATGATCTGATCAAAAGAACCATCGCACCCTGCGAATCGGCTTTACGGAATGCAGGTATGGGCGTGAACGATATCAATGAAGTAATCCTGGTGGGAGGTTCTACCCGTATTCCTGCCGTGCAGGCCGCGGTGGAAAAATTCTTCGGAAAGGCTCCATCCAAAGGAGTGAACCCGGATGAAGTGGTGGCCGTGGGAGCCGCAATACAGGGTGGCGTACTTACCGGAGAGGTAAAAGATGTACTTCTGCTGGATGTAACTCCGCTTTCACTGGGTATTGAAACCATGGGAGGCGTATTTACCAAACTGATTGAAGCAAACACCACCATTCCCACTAAAAAAACAGAAACTTTCTCCACGGCAAGTGATAACCAGCCCAGTGTACAGATCCACGTACTGCAGGGTGAACGTCCGATGGCAAAAGATAACCGTCCGCTCGGAATGTTCAATCTGGATGGGATCCCGCCTGCACCACGCGGTGTACCTCAGGTGGAAGTAACCTTTGACATTGACGCCAACGGCATTCTGAATGTCAGCGCTAAAGACAAAGGGACCGGAAAATCACACAACATCCGTATTGAAGCGAAGTCGGGTCTGAGTAAAGAAGAGATTGAGAAAATGAAGAAAGAAGCTGAGGCGAATGCCGACTCCGATAAAAAAGTTCGGGAAGAAGCAGATAAGCTCAATGCGGCAGACGGTCTCATCTTCCAAAGTGAGAAACAGCTGAAGGAATACGGCGACAAGATCTCTACCGATAAAAAAGAGGCTATCCAGAAATCACTGAGTGCTCTGAAAGACGCGCACAAGGAGAAGGATCTGGCGAAAATCGAAACAGCCATGAATGAACTCAATACCGCATGGCAGGCGGCCAGCCAGGAAATCTACCAGGCGCAGCAGAATGCACAGCAAAACACAAGCACAACAGCTGATCAGAATGCCAATGGTGAGAAAAAAGACGGCGAGGTGACAGATGTGGATTTCGAGGAAGTGAAGGACGAGAAGAAATAG